One Falsihalocynthiibacter arcticus DNA segment encodes these proteins:
- a CDS encoding DUF1513 domain-containing protein, whose product MATGLCPRPSWADAGSPTYLSAARFPNAGDHLVGLSGAGDILFKLPLPGRGHAAAAHPTRPEAVGFARRPGRFAFVLDCITGQVIANFNAPEGRHFYGHGTFSADGSTLYTTENDYEAGLGVIGVWDAQHRYVRLGEFASGGVGPHDMKLMPDGETLVIANGGIETHPDMGRTKLNLTTMRPNLNYVAPDGTQRDQIELPSELSRNSIRHLAVGPDGLVAFAMQWQGEAEQHPALLGLHTRGEDIRLLQAPMTQHRELRGYVGSVAIAQDASQLAATSPIGGVVQIFDLANDTFSATYALPDVCGVSAGGAKFMFSSGTGKVGTFDDAKPVFLGDHPCAWDNHLVRI is encoded by the coding sequence ATCGCGACGGGCCTGTGCCCCCGTCCGAGTTGGGCAGATGCAGGATCTCCGACCTATTTATCCGCCGCACGTTTTCCAAACGCGGGCGACCATCTGGTTGGTTTAAGTGGCGCAGGGGATATCCTTTTTAAGCTTCCCCTTCCGGGGCGCGGCCACGCCGCCGCCGCCCATCCAACCCGCCCAGAGGCCGTCGGATTTGCCCGCCGCCCGGGGCGGTTTGCATTCGTGCTCGACTGTATCACGGGCCAAGTGATCGCAAATTTCAACGCACCAGAGGGGCGTCATTTCTATGGGCATGGAACGTTTTCCGCAGACGGATCAACCCTTTACACCACCGAAAACGACTATGAAGCAGGCCTCGGCGTCATCGGCGTTTGGGATGCCCAGCACCGCTATGTGCGCCTAGGTGAGTTCGCGTCTGGCGGGGTTGGCCCCCATGATATGAAGCTGATGCCCGATGGCGAAACCCTTGTGATTGCCAATGGGGGCATTGAAACGCACCCCGATATGGGACGCACCAAATTGAACCTGACAACGATGCGGCCCAACCTGAATTATGTGGCGCCGGACGGAACACAAAGGGACCAGATCGAGCTTCCTTCGGAACTTTCGCGAAATTCAATCCGGCATTTGGCGGTCGGCCCTGATGGGTTGGTGGCCTTTGCCATGCAGTGGCAGGGCGAAGCCGAGCAGCACCCCGCCTTGCTTGGCCTGCATACGCGCGGCGAGGATATTCGCCTGTTGCAAGCCCCCATGACGCAACACCGTGAGTTGCGCGGCTATGTGGGGAGCGTCGCCATTGCACAGGACGCGTCGCAACTGGCGGCGACCTCGCCCATCGGGGGCGTGGTCCAGATTTTCGACCTTGCGAATGACACGTTTTCCGCCACCTATGCGCTGCCAGATGTCTGTGGCGTTAGCGCAGGCGGGGCGAAATTTATGTTCTCCTCGGGCACGGGAAAAGTGGGAACCTTCGACGACGCCAAACCCGTTTTCCTCGGAGATCACCCCTGTGCGTGGGACAACCACTTGGTGCGAATTTAG
- a CDS encoding imelysin family protein: protein MRKFIFLLALVCPLTATAADPSQTVRTALSEHILPRFEQLVTTTQALETTSQTQCNAESEDLQAAFHTAFDAWIGVSHLRFGPTEVGDRAFALAFWPDTKGFTPKTLASLIQNEDPAVQDPEEFAHVSIAGRGFFALEFLLYDADLREMGTDTYRCELVQAITTNIHDNATAILTDWQETYSDTMLNPSETSVYRNEDEAVQELFKAFNAGLQFTSDTRLGRPLGTFDRPLPARAEARRSERSRRHIEVSLTALQELAAILAEGNPSLQQKFTEAFETSQARLTKVNDPRFASVTNVQDRFLLELVQQSIDHIREISATELGPKLGVAAGFNSLDGD from the coding sequence ATGCGCAAATTCATCTTCCTCCTTGCCCTCGTTTGCCCGTTAACCGCCACGGCGGCCGACCCCTCGCAAACCGTGCGCACGGCCCTGTCCGAGCACATTCTCCCACGGTTTGAGCAGCTCGTCACCACAACGCAAGCCCTAGAAACGACTTCCCAAACCCAATGCAATGCGGAGTCCGAAGACCTTCAGGCGGCGTTTCACACGGCTTTTGACGCGTGGATTGGTGTGAGCCATTTGCGCTTTGGCCCCACCGAAGTCGGCGATCGTGCTTTCGCGCTCGCGTTTTGGCCAGACACCAAGGGTTTCACCCCAAAAACGCTGGCAAGCCTAATCCAAAACGAAGATCCCGCCGTACAAGACCCCGAAGAATTTGCCCATGTGTCGATTGCGGGCCGAGGCTTTTTTGCACTGGAATTCCTGCTCTATGACGCGGACCTGCGCGAAATGGGCACCGACACATATCGGTGTGAATTGGTGCAAGCCATCACCACAAATATCCACGACAACGCCACCGCCATTCTGACGGATTGGCAAGAAACCTATAGCGACACGATGCTGAACCCTAGCGAAACAAGCGTTTATCGCAACGAGGACGAGGCGGTTCAGGAATTGTTCAAAGCCTTCAATGCAGGTTTGCAATTCACCTCCGACACGCGTTTGGGCCGCCCTTTAGGCACATTTGACCGCCCCCTACCTGCCCGCGCCGAGGCCCGCCGCTCAGAGCGATCACGTCGCCATATTGAGGTTTCGCTAACCGCATTGCAGGAATTGGCGGCGATTTTGGCCGAGGGCAATCCCTCCCTACAGCAAAAATTCACCGAGGCGTTTGAAACAAGCCAAGCCCGTCTTACAAAGGTCAACGATCCCAGATTTGCCTCCGTCACCAATGTCCAAGATCGCTTCCTCCTTGAGTTAGTTCAGCAAAGTATCGACCATATTCGCGAAATCTCGGCGACGGAGCTCGGCCCAAAACTGGGCGTCGCTGCGGGCTTCAATTCATTGGATGGAGACTAA
- a CDS encoding di-heme oxidoredictase family protein: protein MLARLAVSALILSVSSATAQELGDPHLNVIPRTAKEAARIAAVTAPTLDFSAASPFEEQTAGAATVRVRNNSDAFSQPSANIGFDGELNFKVGNGLFRKLWVSSPSSTLASDGLGPLYNARSCQSCHIKDGRGHAPENADETAISLFLRVSIPGASTDGIAGIEDYLATLPDPIYGTQLQNFSLAGHQAEYRLQIDYEEQEVALSDGETASLRVPTYTAADLGYGPLHPDAMLSPRIAPQMIGLGLLEAIPTADIVANTDPDDANGDGISGRANVVWSMEYDQPMLGRFGLKAGAPTIKHQSAAAFAGDIGISSPLFPTPQGECTAAQTACLEAPNGSEGGNEIENDALDLVAFYSRNLGVPARRDVDDPEVLRGKEVFYDTGCASCHTPAFVTHRLGDQPAQSFQLIWPYSDLLLHDMGEGLADNRPESRATGTEWRTAPLWGIGLTERVSDHTYFLHDGRARSLLEAVLWHGGEAQAMKDQVVEMPKQDRDALIRFLESL, encoded by the coding sequence ATGCTTGCCAGACTTGCCGTCTCCGCCTTGATCCTTTCCGTTTCGTCCGCGACCGCCCAAGAGCTTGGCGATCCGCACCTCAACGTGATCCCCCGCACCGCAAAAGAAGCCGCCCGTATCGCGGCAGTTACGGCGCCGACCCTAGATTTCTCCGCCGCCAGCCCGTTTGAGGAACAGACTGCAGGGGCCGCAACCGTGCGGGTACGCAACAATTCGGATGCGTTTTCGCAACCCTCCGCGAACATCGGATTTGACGGCGAACTCAATTTCAAAGTCGGCAACGGATTGTTTCGCAAACTCTGGGTCTCGTCGCCCTCCTCTACTTTGGCCTCCGACGGTCTTGGCCCGCTTTACAACGCGCGCTCCTGTCAAAGTTGCCACATAAAAGACGGACGGGGACATGCGCCCGAAAACGCCGACGAAACTGCGATTTCCCTCTTTCTGCGCGTCTCTATTCCGGGGGCATCTACGGATGGCATCGCAGGAATCGAAGATTATTTGGCGACCCTGCCTGACCCAATCTATGGCACCCAGCTTCAGAATTTCAGCCTCGCGGGGCATCAAGCCGAATACCGCTTGCAAATCGATTATGAAGAACAGGAAGTCGCCCTTTCGGACGGCGAGACCGCCTCTTTGCGCGTTCCAACCTACACGGCGGCCGACCTTGGCTATGGGCCGCTTCACCCTGACGCCATGCTCAGCCCCCGCATTGCTCCCCAAATGATCGGCTTGGGCCTGTTGGAAGCGATCCCCACAGCAGATATCGTCGCAAACACGGATCCTGACGACGCGAATGGAGACGGCATTTCTGGCCGCGCCAATGTGGTCTGGTCAATGGAATACGATCAACCCATGTTGGGGCGCTTTGGCCTAAAGGCGGGCGCGCCCACGATAAAACATCAATCTGCCGCCGCGTTTGCCGGTGATATTGGGATTTCCAGCCCGCTTTTTCCGACGCCACAAGGAGAGTGCACCGCAGCTCAAACAGCCTGCCTAGAAGCGCCAAATGGCAGCGAAGGGGGCAATGAAATCGAAAACGACGCGCTCGATCTTGTGGCCTTCTACAGCCGTAATTTGGGTGTGCCCGCGCGACGGGATGTGGACGACCCCGAAGTCTTGCGCGGTAAAGAGGTCTTTTACGACACGGGCTGTGCGTCCTGCCACACCCCAGCCTTTGTGACCCACCGTCTTGGGGACCAACCCGCGCAAAGTTTCCAACTAATTTGGCCTTATAGCGACCTTCTTTTGCACGATATGGGCGAAGGCCTTGCCGATAACCGCCCCGAATCCCGCGCAACCGGAACCGAATGGCGCACCGCACCGCTTTGGGGGATTGGATTGACCGAACGCGTTTCGGACCACACCTATTTCCTCCATGACGGTCGCGCCCGTTCACTTCTCGAAGCTGTGCTCTGGCATGGCGGTGAGGCGCAAGCCATGAAAGACCAAGTTGTCGAAATGCCCAAACAAGACCGCGATGCCCTGATCCGTTTTTTAGAGAGCCTTTGA
- a CDS encoding imelysin family protein codes for MKRALISTLSLSCMLAAPAWAGDKTATLNTYADIAQATYEDSLITAQTLQVAIDALVAAPSAETLNAARKAWLSARVPYQQSEVFRFGNAIVDDWEGKVNAWPLDEGLIDYVSDAYGQPTDENAFAVLNVIANPSFLLSGTDIDASSITPDFLAATLHEADGVESNVATGYHAIEFLLWGQDLNGHGLGAGNRPWTDYATGDDCSNANCDRRAEYLQAAVALLVADLDWMTAQWSSEGEARTTLLTNEGTGIVAMLTGMGSLSYGEQAGERMRLGLMLNDPEEEHDCFSDNTHNSHYYDGLGVQNIYLGEYVRVDGSLVSGASLSDLVVEADPALDAEMQAKLSVTMRNLGRIKTAAEAGFAYDQMLERGNLAGEALVMGGVNSLIDQTKTIERIVTTLGLNHIEFEGSDSLDSPAAVFQ; via the coding sequence ATGAAACGCGCACTTATTTCCACACTTTCCCTAAGTTGCATGCTTGCAGCCCCCGCATGGGCCGGTGACAAAACCGCTACCCTAAACACCTATGCTGATATCGCTCAGGCAACCTATGAAGACAGTTTGATCACAGCCCAAACCTTGCAAGTTGCAATCGACGCATTGGTCGCAGCCCCTTCTGCGGAAACTTTGAACGCTGCCCGCAAGGCATGGCTTAGCGCCCGCGTCCCCTACCAACAATCCGAAGTCTTTCGCTTTGGCAACGCCATCGTCGATGATTGGGAAGGCAAAGTGAACGCGTGGCCGCTTGATGAGGGTTTGATCGACTATGTAAGCGATGCCTATGGCCAGCCGACCGACGAAAACGCCTTTGCGGTTTTGAACGTCATCGCGAACCCAAGTTTCTTACTATCCGGCACTGATATTGATGCCTCGTCCATTACGCCAGACTTTCTGGCCGCTACTCTGCACGAAGCAGACGGCGTTGAGTCAAATGTCGCCACGGGATACCACGCCATCGAGTTTTTGCTCTGGGGCCAAGACTTGAATGGCCACGGTTTGGGTGCGGGTAATCGCCCTTGGACGGATTACGCCACGGGTGACGATTGTAGCAACGCAAACTGCGACCGCCGCGCGGAATATTTGCAAGCTGCCGTTGCGCTCTTGGTCGCTGATCTCGATTGGATGACCGCACAATGGAGCTCTGAGGGCGAAGCGCGCACCACGCTTTTGACCAACGAGGGCACGGGAATTGTCGCGATGTTGACAGGCATGGGGTCGCTTTCCTATGGCGAACAAGCGGGCGAACGGATGCGCCTTGGCCTGATGCTCAACGACCCAGAAGAAGAGCATGATTGCTTCTCTGACAACACCCACAACAGCCACTATTACGACGGATTGGGCGTTCAAAATATCTATTTGGGCGAGTATGTGCGTGTTGATGGCTCCCTCGTTTCGGGCGCATCCCTTTCGGACCTCGTGGTCGAAGCGGACCCAGCCCTCGACGCTGAAATGCAAGCAAAACTCTCGGTTACCATGCGAAATTTGGGTCGGATCAAGACCGCCGCGGAAGCTGGCTTTGCTTATGACCAGATGTTGGAGCGAGGCAATCTTGCCGGTGAAGCTTTGGTCATGGGCGGCGTGAATAGCTTGATTGATCAAACCAAAACGATTGAGCGCATCGTCACAACCCTCGGGCTAAACCATATCGAATTCGAAGGCTCCGACAGCCTCGATAGTCCCGCCGCTGTCTTCCAGTAA
- a CDS encoding alanine/glycine:cation symporter family protein: MNTIIDGLNAILWNYVLIYGLLGAGLFFTIRLGGIQFRHFGEMVRLVVARPTADSHGITPFQALSVSLASRVGTGNLAGVAVALTLGGPGAIFWMWMVALVGMATAYAESTLAQVYKVTTAKGHYRGGPAFYIAQGLNAPRAGAIFSICLIISFGLIFVAVQSNSIAESFNGLIGIPKWIVGALVAAVAGVVIVGGIRSIAKVAQFLVPIMAGAYLIVAIIVMALNLPQVPELLWLIISSALGFHEAVGGVAGGVMAAALNGIKRGLFSNEAGMGSAPNIAAAATPQPHHPSSQGFVQAFGCFVDTILVSTATAILILLSGVLGLSDTTGMQLTQSALEVHMGPVGGYFVAIAILFFAFTSILGNYSYAENAMTYLKLDSPLPIMILRLSCLSMVIWGATQTVQTVFNFADAAMGMMAVINLTAILMLSGTVYKLTLDYFTQRKAGKSPRFDADKFPELDRGVDARIWSSDESPSV; encoded by the coding sequence ATGAACACGATTATTGATGGCTTGAATGCCATCCTCTGGAATTACGTTTTGATTTACGGGTTGTTGGGGGCGGGGCTGTTTTTCACCATTCGATTGGGCGGGATTCAGTTCCGGCATTTTGGCGAAATGGTGCGCTTGGTTGTGGCGCGGCCCACGGCGGATTCGCATGGAATTACCCCTTTTCAGGCGCTATCGGTAAGTTTGGCGTCGCGCGTTGGAACGGGCAACCTTGCGGGCGTCGCGGTTGCGCTTACACTTGGGGGACCGGGGGCGATTTTTTGGATGTGGATGGTGGCTTTGGTGGGCATGGCAACGGCCTATGCCGAAAGCACTTTGGCCCAAGTTTATAAGGTGACAACAGCCAAAGGGCACTATCGTGGCGGTCCTGCATTTTACATCGCACAGGGCCTGAATGCGCCACGGGCGGGCGCGATTTTTTCGATCTGTTTGATTATAAGTTTCGGGCTGATTTTTGTGGCAGTTCAATCGAATTCAATCGCGGAATCCTTCAACGGATTGATTGGAATCCCCAAGTGGATCGTCGGCGCTCTGGTCGCCGCAGTGGCGGGTGTGGTGATTGTTGGCGGGATACGCTCCATTGCCAAAGTGGCCCAGTTTCTGGTGCCAATTATGGCGGGGGCTTATCTGATTGTGGCCATCATCGTCATGGCTTTGAACCTGCCCCAAGTGCCGGAATTGCTATGGCTCATTATCTCAAGCGCGTTGGGTTTTCACGAAGCCGTCGGCGGTGTGGCGGGGGGCGTGATGGCCGCCGCCCTCAACGGCATTAAGCGCGGTTTATTCTCGAATGAGGCGGGCATGGGGTCGGCTCCCAATATCGCCGCTGCCGCAACCCCGCAACCGCATCACCCCTCAAGCCAAGGGTTTGTGCAGGCCTTTGGCTGTTTTGTGGATACGATTTTGGTGAGCACCGCGACGGCGATCCTCATCCTTTTGTCGGGAGTTTTGGGATTGTCGGACACTACCGGAATGCAACTCACGCAAAGCGCGCTTGAGGTGCATATGGGGCCTGTGGGCGGGTATTTTGTGGCCATTGCCATTCTCTTTTTCGCCTTTACATCCATCCTTGGGAACTACTCTTACGCGGAAAATGCGATGACTTATCTCAAGCTGGATTCCCCGCTTCCGATTATGATCTTGCGTCTGAGTTGTTTGTCGATGGTTATCTGGGGCGCCACGCAAACCGTGCAAACAGTGTTTAATTTTGCGGATGCCGCGATGGGAATGATGGCAGTTATTAACCTCACGGCAATCCTTATGTTGTCGGGAACAGTCTATAAATTGACCCTCGATTATTTCACTCAACGCAAGGCGGGGAAATCACCGCGCTTTGATGCAGACAAGTTCCCAGAACTGGATCGTGGAGTTGATGCGAGGATTTGGAGTTCAGACGAAAGCCCCAGCGTTTAG